The genomic region TCTTTCAATCTGTCCCTGTTTTTTTGGTCATCTATCGTCAAATCGCAAAGCTCAAGAGCCCTTTCGAGCGCCTCAAAAGAAAGTCCCGGATTGCCTTTGCGTTTCCAATTTATGGCCCGCGCAACATCGCTGCCGATATTGGCCATCTGCTCGCAGAAAGAAAAAGCTGCCCACCTTCCCGAGGCAAGCTCCTTGTGCTTATAGTCTAGTTTGGCATTCATCCGGATATCAGCGATCCGACGACCTCAGCGATCTTTTTGCGCGTTAAAGCGTCTTCAACCTCTCTTGATCTGTTGCCCTGGACCGGCCTGATGTTTATCATTGAATCATATTCAATAAGATCCTCCGCTTTGGCGTCCGGATAAAGATTGATACCCCAAAGGTCATACTGGCTCGAGCCTTCCCTTATAAGCGCACCTTCAAGATCGCTGTGCAGGTCCGCGTCAACTGCAAGCAGTTTCTTGTTTATGTCCACGACCGCTTTTACCATGCCAAACCCGGACCTTTCCATCATTATCCGCAACTCATCAAGCTGAAGCCTGTCTCTTACTATTTTCATAACTCTTTCAAATTATAACATAACCTCATTCTTCAGGCCGCGTCCGTTTATAAACAGAGAACCGATAGAAGAGTCCTGCAAAAGGCTTGAAAAACTGGACTGCCCCCTGTAAGCCAGCCCGGGGAACTTTTTCTGCGAGCCGTTTGTCTATCAACAGTAGATGGTAAAAGCAACTTGCAATAACCGGTACCGTGGTATAGAATATTTTAGAAATGAAATATATTAAGAGGCTGGCAGGAATACTGGTCTTTTTTGCTGTTTTGATAGCCCCCTTTGCGCTTTTTCCCGGCTGCGGCGCTCTTCCTCCGATGATAACCAGTCTGGTAGCAGATCCCGCGGCTATCCCGGTTGAAGGCACCACCATGATCTCCTGCGAGGCCACTTCGTCTTCTGCCGCCAATCTCACTTATACCTGGAGCGCG from Candidatus Margulisiibacteriota bacterium harbors:
- a CDS encoding DUF5674 family protein codes for the protein MKIVRDRLQLDELRIMMERSGFGMVKAVVDINKKLLAVDADLHSDLEGALIREGSSQYDLWGINLYPDAKAEDLIEYDSMINIRPVQGNRSREVEDALTRKKIAEVVGSLISG